A single genomic interval of Alistipes provencensis harbors:
- the pelA gene encoding pectate lyase: MNKLKLLQWTVPLLLISCSTGSASAETNNPLSVAPQGLEFSAEPGQGSFNILCKGEWNIEQQAEWIGLTQLSGSGNAEIGIAVLENSGSEDRNSTLRIERLYGGNSGVSGVNITQKGRKSTFGITPQTKTADPQGETFILRITSESEWDLSIPEDAAPWLLEKERSENTVTLEAKINRDQKRSAAVGFRAKGGKQKIECIVTQEKFAGKSESMSWRNVALSMPEEWYGTNEALDIAENVLLYQREIGGWPKNIEIHHFLTESEKRRIVSEKGNTDAVFDNDATTIEMQFLAKVYACVENECFRNSFNRGLDFILKAQYGPAYKGEGGWPMFYPLRGRAYYDRITFNDNAITNLLAVLKAIYTETPLYEEIVSHDMAAKAKIAYNKGIRCILNCQIVKNGIRTVWCAQHDENTLEPAYGRPFEHPSFSGCETIGIIRTLMAVDNPSDEVKQAVQAAMEWLDCHRIRDKQMQNIVDANGNRDRIIVDAPGKDMWARFYHLESEVPIFGDYVTPPVILYDMFDVPQQRRAGYQFYGNWPDMLFKKEYPAWKQKHGL; this comes from the coding sequence ATGAATAAACTCAAACTCCTGCAATGGACCGTTCCGCTACTTCTGATTTCTTGCAGCACAGGCAGCGCCTCAGCCGAAACCAACAACCCGCTATCCGTCGCCCCTCAGGGCCTCGAGTTTTCGGCAGAACCGGGACAGGGTTCTTTCAATATATTGTGTAAGGGCGAATGGAACATCGAACAACAAGCCGAATGGATCGGTCTTACCCAGCTCTCCGGGAGCGGAAATGCCGAGATCGGCATCGCGGTTCTGGAAAATAGCGGATCTGAGGACCGGAACTCGACCCTCCGCATCGAACGGCTCTACGGCGGAAATTCAGGTGTTTCGGGCGTCAACATAACTCAGAAAGGACGTAAATCCACCTTCGGGATAACCCCACAGACCAAAACCGCCGATCCGCAGGGCGAAACGTTCATTCTCCGGATAACCTCCGAGTCCGAATGGGATCTTTCAATCCCCGAAGACGCTGCGCCTTGGCTACTCGAAAAGGAACGCAGTGAAAACACCGTCACGCTCGAAGCGAAAATCAACCGCGACCAAAAACGCTCTGCCGCCGTAGGCTTCCGTGCAAAAGGTGGGAAACAGAAAATAGAATGTATTGTTACTCAAGAAAAATTCGCAGGAAAAAGCGAAAGCATGAGTTGGCGCAACGTAGCCCTTTCGATGCCCGAGGAGTGGTATGGCACCAACGAAGCGCTCGACATCGCCGAAAACGTACTGCTATACCAACGTGAAATCGGAGGGTGGCCGAAGAACATCGAAATACACCACTTTCTGACCGAATCCGAAAAAAGACGGATTGTTTCCGAAAAAGGCAACACGGATGCCGTTTTCGACAACGACGCCACGACGATCGAGATGCAATTCCTCGCCAAAGTCTACGCCTGTGTCGAAAACGAGTGTTTCCGCAATTCTTTCAACCGAGGACTCGACTTCATTCTCAAAGCTCAGTATGGACCGGCATACAAGGGCGAAGGCGGCTGGCCCATGTTCTACCCGTTGCGAGGACGGGCTTACTACGACCGCATCACGTTCAACGACAACGCGATAACTAACCTGCTAGCGGTACTCAAAGCCATCTATACCGAAACGCCTCTCTACGAAGAGATCGTATCGCATGACATGGCCGCGAAAGCGAAAATAGCCTATAACAAGGGTATCCGGTGCATCCTTAATTGCCAGATCGTGAAAAATGGCATCAGGACCGTCTGGTGCGCCCAACACGACGAAAACACGCTCGAACCCGCCTACGGCCGTCCGTTCGAACACCCCTCCTTCTCCGGATGTGAAACTATAGGGATCATCCGCACGCTGATGGCCGTAGACAATCCTTCCGACGAGGTCAAGCAGGCCGTGCAAGCCGCCATGGAATGGCTCGACTGTCACCGCATTCGGGACAAGCAGATGCAAAACATCGTCGATGCTAACGGCAACCGAGACCGGATCATCGTCGACGCTCCGGGTAAGGATATGTGGGCCCGGTTCTACCACCTCGAATCGGAAGTTCCCATTTTCGGGGATTATGTGACACCACCGGTCATTCTCTACGACATGTTCGACGTGCCGCAACAGCGCCGTGCGGGCTACCAGTTCTATGGGAACTGGCCCGACATGCTCTTCAAAAAAGAATACCCGGCGTGGAAACAGAAACACGGACTTTAA
- a CDS encoding bifunctional metallophosphatase/5'-nucleotidase — translation MGKILRLAFFVIAAVAAACAPRERTVVLLSTNDMHAKIQHFPKLASAVAACRDTAQLVVLVDAGDRWTGNAYVDMAATPGMPMIALMNRLGYDVATLGNHEFDHGQAFLGRMIDSMDFEVVCANVVSDTCTFPQLPPYTVLEENGIRIGFIGVVTNYEGPGHPAGNAASFKGLEFPDPQRMAMKYAAELRPKVDVLVLVSHMGDDRDEELLGKETQFDVVIGGHTHVVRDTVVNGTLLTQTGKNLANVGVTVIKLRGKQVESVDYRLVPLAGYAPDAAYQAEVDRYYADPLLNRPVGEFAGTADKWGVANWMAEAVADETDADIGFYHIGGVRLDSIPAGGVGLAKIYDLEPFGTEIAVMRMTPADMRRMILSKYNDEENRKEAHRIDLISTTPYVIVTDAGDNALDVRFPKLREGKSYKVAVSDYVYKNYNDLNYTDGGITGIRVADVLLEELGDDSPLVPDNKPRQAVRRK, via the coding sequence ATGGGAAAAATACTTCGTTTGGCCTTTTTTGTAATTGCGGCGGTCGCTGCGGCCTGTGCTCCCCGCGAGCGGACCGTCGTGCTGCTGTCGACGAACGACATGCATGCCAAGATTCAGCACTTTCCGAAGCTGGCCTCGGCTGTCGCGGCGTGCCGCGATACGGCGCAGCTGGTGGTGCTGGTCGATGCCGGCGACCGCTGGACCGGCAACGCCTATGTGGACATGGCCGCCACGCCCGGGATGCCGATGATCGCCCTGATGAACCGGCTGGGCTACGACGTGGCGACGCTCGGCAACCACGAGTTCGACCACGGGCAGGCGTTTCTGGGCCGCATGATCGACAGCATGGATTTCGAGGTCGTCTGCGCCAATGTGGTGAGCGACACCTGCACCTTCCCGCAGTTGCCGCCCTACACCGTACTCGAGGAGAACGGTATCCGTATCGGATTCATCGGCGTGGTGACCAACTACGAGGGCCCCGGACATCCCGCGGGCAATGCCGCGAGCTTCAAGGGGCTGGAGTTCCCCGATCCGCAGCGGATGGCGATGAAGTACGCCGCCGAACTGCGTCCGAAGGTGGATGTGCTGGTGCTCGTGTCGCACATGGGCGACGACCGCGACGAGGAGCTGCTCGGTAAGGAGACGCAGTTCGACGTGGTGATCGGCGGACACACGCATGTAGTGCGGGATACGGTGGTCAACGGCACGCTGTTGACCCAGACCGGGAAGAATCTGGCCAATGTGGGCGTCACGGTGATAAAACTCCGCGGCAAGCAGGTCGAGAGCGTCGATTACCGCCTCGTGCCGCTGGCCGGTTATGCGCCCGACGCCGCTTATCAGGCCGAGGTGGACCGCTACTATGCCGACCCGCTGCTGAACAGGCCCGTGGGTGAGTTCGCCGGGACGGCCGACAAATGGGGCGTGGCCAACTGGATGGCCGAAGCGGTGGCCGACGAGACCGATGCCGACATCGGGTTTTACCACATCGGCGGCGTGCGCCTCGATTCGATCCCGGCGGGCGGCGTGGGCCTGGCGAAGATTTACGATCTGGAGCCGTTCGGCACCGAGATCGCCGTGATGCGGATGACGCCCGCCGATATGCGCCGCATGATCCTCTCGAAATACAACGACGAGGAGAACCGCAAGGAGGCCCACCGCATCGACCTGATCTCGACGACGCCTTATGTCATCGTGACCGACGCCGGCGACAATGCGCTCGACGTGCGTTTCCCGAAGCTGCGCGAGGGCAAGTCCTACAAGGTGGCCGTCAGCGATTACGTTTACAAGAACTACAACGACCTGAACTACACCGACGGCGGGATCACCGGCATAAGGGTGGCCGACGTGCTGTTGGAAGAGCTTGGGGACGACAGTCCGCTGGTGCCTGACAACAAGCCCCGGCAGGCGGTCCGCCGGAAATAA
- a CDS encoding ligand-binding sensor domain-containing protein: MWADVKWRVWQVVAIGCLCLCPALVPSYAEAHPPEIVHVRYTADDGLSNNAVSNIIQDRKGFIWLATWDGLNRFDGYRFVNYRTDDKSQTPMLHNRINTLMEDVSGNIWAQMYDEKLFRFNCSSEQFESLTHGNPEIPDFRVGSLFQTSLGDIWAATDQPGLIQITIDRTTGRFALRSYPLPHRKISVLCEDSHANVWAGTNRGAALLSHPEDNGSFVCRESLLTRHHITAILSHGEQVWFGTSDGSLYNYNLRNEKINSQPLAVLQKPITALAISTNEKQLYAGTGQGGCVQINTFSRECRKILPEGITVKRLFIDSHNLVWILTDRPGITKYDPATGCTANFIHKVTVPEYYWGIDKITEHDGTVWAALTGGGFGYYDRTTDRFEYFHNDPGRAPVFSNVVTDFLIDSSNVVWMTTHERGIERAAILDKTVDRVFVEPDSERISDNEFRAFLLDRQGNLWAATKSGYLYRLDKNLQVRDRISTDDKGNPLGYIYAILQDRSGAFWLGTKGNGLFRMTFDNKEGEGPLHFEHFVNISSDPYSLGNDMVYSILEDKHGRLWIGTYGGGINLLQRDSAGAVKFLTPDNALRGYPRSTCRKVRALCQAPDGSIWAGTTEGTVRLFFDPEHNDVRAKIFRKETGESHTVLSNDIIALFSDSHGNIWSATVGGGLIECHIGSNGEPRFKSYTTREGMPSNDVKSITEDRRGNIWAGTERHICMLNPANGVLSVFSNYEGLGTTMLSETTALALDDKRVIFGTLNGIYVVDNDYFSGDSKREIRMEITGIQFNDRQISPQEGSVLQSAAAGIQAVLLPDRHVVFSFSYTSLNYSVQHRVHYRYMLEGYDKTWQNDEGQRRAVYAAVPYGKYRFRVQAFLPGAPDIYEEHTVQVEVPPFFWETRMAIGLYILIVALLVTGVILLLHRKRLLIHGMRVFKIGPSEIILNNESDQKFLTGIMEWLEKNYSNPDLIIDDMVTPSGMSRSSFYNRLKLLAQMSPVELLNDFRIKKAEMYLKNSNLSISEIAYRMGFNDPAYFARIFKARHGISPTIFRKNTSEHYQKVD, encoded by the coding sequence TTGTGGGCTGACGTAAAATGGAGAGTTTGGCAGGTGGTGGCGATCGGTTGTTTATGCCTCTGCCCAGCCCTTGTTCCGTCGTATGCGGAAGCCCATCCGCCCGAAATCGTGCACGTCCGTTACACGGCCGATGACGGACTAAGCAACAACGCCGTTTCAAACATCATTCAGGACCGGAAAGGATTCATCTGGCTGGCCACATGGGACGGTCTGAACCGCTTCGACGGTTATCGCTTCGTGAATTACCGCACGGACGACAAAAGCCAGACCCCGATGCTTCACAACCGCATCAACACACTCATGGAAGATGTGTCCGGAAACATCTGGGCCCAGATGTACGATGAAAAGCTATTCCGCTTCAACTGCAGTTCCGAGCAGTTCGAGAGCCTGACGCACGGGAATCCCGAGATTCCGGATTTCCGGGTCGGATCGTTGTTTCAAACCTCGTTGGGGGACATTTGGGCCGCCACCGACCAGCCCGGGCTGATCCAAATCACGATAGACCGCACTACCGGCCGATTTGCCCTCCGGTCCTACCCGCTGCCCCACCGGAAAATCTCCGTACTGTGCGAAGACTCACATGCCAACGTATGGGCAGGCACGAACCGGGGTGCAGCCCTGCTTTCACATCCGGAAGACAACGGCTCCTTCGTGTGCCGGGAGTCCCTGCTGACACGCCACCACATCACAGCGATCCTTTCACACGGCGAACAGGTATGGTTCGGAACCTCCGATGGCTCTCTGTATAATTACAACCTGCGAAACGAAAAAATAAATTCCCAGCCGCTCGCCGTCCTGCAAAAACCCATCACGGCTCTGGCGATTTCGACAAACGAAAAACAGCTCTATGCCGGTACCGGCCAAGGAGGCTGCGTGCAAATCAACACATTCAGCCGGGAATGCCGGAAAATCCTTCCAGAGGGAATCACCGTAAAACGACTTTTCATCGACAGCCATAATCTGGTCTGGATACTGACCGACCGCCCCGGAATCACGAAATACGACCCCGCAACGGGCTGCACGGCAAATTTCATCCACAAAGTCACCGTTCCGGAATATTATTGGGGTATCGATAAAATCACGGAGCACGACGGGACCGTCTGGGCCGCACTGACAGGAGGCGGATTCGGCTATTACGACCGGACAACCGACCGGTTCGAATATTTCCACAACGATCCCGGCCGGGCCCCCGTCTTCTCGAACGTCGTAACCGATTTTCTGATCGATTCCTCCAATGTTGTCTGGATGACCACCCATGAACGCGGCATCGAACGTGCCGCCATCTTGGACAAAACGGTCGACCGGGTTTTCGTAGAACCGGACAGCGAGCGTATTTCTGACAATGAATTCCGCGCCTTCCTGCTCGACCGGCAAGGAAATCTGTGGGCTGCCACTAAATCGGGCTATCTGTACCGGCTTGACAAAAACTTGCAGGTCCGCGACCGAATTTCGACTGACGACAAAGGCAACCCTCTCGGATACATTTACGCAATCCTCCAGGACCGAAGCGGTGCGTTCTGGCTGGGAACAAAAGGGAACGGATTGTTCCGTATGACCTTTGATAACAAAGAGGGGGAGGGTCCTCTGCATTTCGAACATTTCGTCAACATATCATCCGATCCTTATAGTCTTGGTAACGACATGGTATACAGCATTTTGGAAGACAAACACGGGCGTTTGTGGATCGGAACTTACGGGGGTGGGATCAATCTCCTGCAACGCGATTCGGCCGGTGCCGTCAAGTTCCTCACTCCCGACAACGCTCTTCGTGGATATCCCCGTTCCACATGCCGCAAGGTCCGGGCCCTCTGCCAGGCCCCCGACGGCAGCATCTGGGCCGGGACCACCGAGGGAACGGTACGTCTGTTCTTCGACCCGGAGCACAACGACGTCCGTGCCAAAATATTCCGGAAAGAGACCGGAGAGAGCCATACCGTACTGAGTAACGACATCATCGCCCTCTTCTCCGATTCGCACGGTAATATCTGGTCGGCAACCGTAGGAGGCGGACTGATTGAATGTCACATCGGTAGCAACGGAGAGCCCCGGTTCAAAAGCTACACCACGCGGGAGGGGATGCCGTCAAACGATGTAAAAAGCATTACCGAGGACCGGCGTGGCAATATCTGGGCCGGTACCGAGCGGCATATCTGTATGCTGAATCCCGCCAACGGTGTCCTCAGCGTCTTTTCCAACTACGAGGGGCTCGGGACCACCATGCTCTCCGAAACCACAGCGCTGGCACTCGACGACAAGCGCGTCATTTTCGGCACTTTGAACGGGATCTACGTCGTAGACAACGACTACTTCTCCGGCGACTCGAAACGGGAGATCCGCATGGAAATAACCGGCATCCAATTCAACGACCGGCAGATATCGCCTCAGGAAGGCTCCGTCCTACAATCCGCCGCCGCTGGCATCCAAGCCGTTTTGCTTCCCGACCGACATGTGGTTTTCAGTTTTTCGTACACTTCGCTCAACTACTCGGTCCAGCATCGGGTACACTACCGCTATATGCTCGAAGGCTACGACAAGACATGGCAAAACGACGAGGGCCAGCGCCGGGCCGTTTATGCCGCAGTTCCCTATGGAAAATACCGATTCCGCGTACAGGCATTCCTCCCCGGAGCGCCCGACATCTACGAAGAACACACGGTCCAAGTCGAAGTTCCGCCATTTTTTTGGGAAACCCGGATGGCAATCGGACTTTACATCCTGATCGTGGCACTGCTCGTAACAGGCGTCATATTGCTTCTGCACCGCAAACGACTGCTCATCCACGGTATGCGGGTCTTCAAAATCGGTCCTTCGGAAATCATCCTGAACAACGAAAGCGACCAGAAATTCCTGACAGGAATCATGGAGTGGCTCGAAAAGAACTATTCCAACCCCGACCTGATCATCGATGACATGGTCACACCTTCGGGCATGAGCCGCTCTTCGTTCTACAACCGCCTGAAACTGCTGGCACAGATGTCCCCGGTGGAACTGCTTAACGACTTCCGTATCAAAAAGGCGGAAATGTACCTAAAAAATTCCAACCTTTCGATCTCTGAAATCGCCTATCGGATGGGGTTCAACGACCCGGCCTACTTTGCACGGATCTTTAAAGCACGGCACGGAATATCTCCAACGATCTTCCGAAAAAACACCTCTGAACACTACCAGAAGGTCGATTAA
- a CDS encoding SusC/RagA family TonB-linked outer membrane protein: protein MKKFYLFKDSGGSLPALCSLLLAVLLISPIQTETAYGQQSGSRNITVRGTVSDENGTPMIGVAIVVKGPGRGTTTGADGKYSISASADATLLYTFIGYEPFEATVGNQTTINVRMKPSALKIDDVVVTGYGNIRRSDVTGSVASVSGATLAKIPSTSVSSALAGKMPGVQVTTADGSLDAEISIRVRGGGSITQDNSPLFIVDGFPVDDISTIPPSDIESIDVLKEASMTAIYGAQGANGVLIITTKRARTGRTTVSLNSYIQIHTLAKKLDLMNPYEFAMMEYEYNLIRNGNTSTFESYYGKFDDLDIYKSVKGDDWQDDILGGNPISQYYNLTIGGGNEKTRFNITYTHNNDKGQLVGTGLMRNNINLKLDHNLRPNLVLSTNSTFTHRRIDGAGTAPGGTVMKALRYRPVQGLRAGGSEIYDEDEELDENGLPISSVYKPSEDAVQNYQQRKLYQVSTKGSISWDIIKNLTFRSEYGFNLDVTGDDRFYGTLSNMARGAGMNNLPSAQRTNGQKYSYRFANTLSYRTRLAGSHNLNILLGQEINHSQSESTFASARYFPATITAESALNNFSRGTPYITSSEKGTPVRMASFFGRILYNYRNRYYATFTMRADGSTKFAPGKQWGYFPGGSVAWKISEERFLKNAKAVSELKLRLSYGLAGNNRISDDLWRQTYSITTDGAPGFNNQDYSYYQFSNTQYLFDPSLKWETTVTRNAGVDFGFFDNRLTGTVDVYWNTTKDLLVPSDIPNSSGYLKQLTNMGQTSNRGIEIQLNGSILRKKDLTLDVNFNIGFNKNRIDKLASGENEWRIKSGSSEWFTSYDYKMEVGRQMGLIYGFVNDGFYKISDFHDYEAHNAWVLNDKTVNCGNISNWPLQPGSIKFRKISPVDESAANPYLLTEDDITEIGNTNPKFSGGFGLTMTYKGIDLTAFFNFMYGFDVYNINKMYLNSMWRHNYYNLSSEMNGRFTYMDQAGNDLRTNPTALAERNKNAKTYSPLSVTSGVPMSDLIEDGSFLRLNTLTLGYTLPQRITRKFGVEGLRVYVSGYNLWTWTGYSGFDPEVNIQKGLTPGMDYNVYPRSRTFTAGIELKF from the coding sequence ATGAAAAAGTTCTACCTTTTCAAGGACTCCGGCGGGTCCCTGCCTGCCTTGTGTTCCTTACTCCTGGCCGTATTGCTCATTTCGCCGATACAGACCGAAACGGCCTACGGACAGCAATCGGGTTCACGCAACATCACTGTCCGAGGGACCGTGAGCGACGAAAACGGAACGCCGATGATCGGCGTAGCCATCGTTGTCAAAGGTCCGGGCAGGGGCACAACAACGGGAGCGGACGGAAAATACTCGATCTCCGCCTCAGCCGATGCGACGCTTCTCTACACTTTCATCGGCTACGAGCCTTTCGAAGCGACCGTCGGGAACCAGACGACGATCAATGTCCGAATGAAACCTTCGGCCCTGAAAATCGATGATGTCGTGGTGACCGGTTACGGCAATATCCGCCGGAGCGACGTCACGGGATCCGTGGCATCGGTCAGCGGAGCTACACTCGCCAAAATTCCCTCCACATCGGTCAGTTCAGCGCTTGCCGGCAAAATGCCGGGCGTTCAGGTAACCACGGCCGACGGCTCGCTGGATGCCGAGATCTCCATCCGCGTCCGCGGCGGCGGTTCCATCACACAAGACAACTCGCCGTTGTTCATCGTGGACGGGTTCCCGGTCGACGACATCAGTACAATTCCACCGTCGGACATCGAATCGATCGACGTGCTGAAAGAAGCGTCCATGACGGCAATCTACGGGGCACAAGGCGCCAACGGCGTACTGATCATCACGACCAAGCGAGCCCGCACCGGCCGGACGACGGTTTCCCTGAACTCATACATCCAGATACATACGCTGGCCAAGAAACTCGACCTGATGAACCCCTACGAATTCGCCATGATGGAGTACGAATACAATCTAATCCGCAACGGCAATACCTCCACGTTCGAATCCTATTACGGCAAATTCGACGACTTGGACATCTACAAAAGTGTCAAAGGTGACGATTGGCAGGATGACATTCTGGGCGGTAATCCCATCTCCCAATACTACAACCTGACCATCGGGGGTGGCAACGAGAAGACCCGGTTCAACATCACCTACACCCACAACAACGACAAAGGCCAGTTGGTCGGTACGGGACTCATGCGCAACAACATCAACCTGAAACTCGACCACAATCTTCGTCCTAACCTCGTCCTGAGCACAAACTCGACCTTCACCCACCGCCGTATCGACGGAGCCGGCACGGCCCCGGGAGGAACGGTGATGAAAGCGCTCCGCTACCGTCCGGTACAAGGTCTCCGCGCCGGCGGCTCCGAAATTTATGATGAAGATGAAGAACTCGACGAAAACGGACTTCCGATCAGCTCGGTCTACAAACCGTCCGAGGATGCAGTTCAGAACTACCAACAACGCAAACTCTACCAGGTCAGCACCAAAGGTTCGATCTCGTGGGACATCATCAAAAACCTGACGTTCCGCTCGGAATACGGGTTCAACCTCGACGTCACGGGGGACGACCGCTTCTACGGCACACTCTCCAACATGGCACGCGGTGCGGGTATGAACAACCTGCCCTCCGCCCAGCGCACCAACGGCCAAAAATACAGCTACCGCTTCGCCAACACACTCTCCTACCGGACTCGTCTGGCCGGCAGCCACAACCTGAACATTCTGCTGGGACAGGAGATCAACCACTCCCAAAGCGAAAGTACCTTCGCCAGTGCCCGCTATTTCCCGGCCACAATCACCGCCGAATCTGCCTTGAACAACTTCAGCCGCGGCACGCCCTACATCACGTCAAGCGAAAAGGGGACTCCGGTCAGAATGGCCTCATTCTTTGGACGCATTCTCTACAATTACCGGAACCGGTATTACGCCACCTTCACCATGCGTGCCGACGGCTCCACCAAATTCGCCCCCGGCAAACAATGGGGTTATTTCCCGGGCGGCTCGGTAGCATGGAAGATTTCCGAAGAGCGATTCCTAAAAAACGCAAAAGCCGTTTCCGAATTGAAACTGCGTCTCAGCTACGGTCTGGCCGGAAACAACCGCATCTCTGACGACCTTTGGCGCCAGACGTACAGCATCACGACCGACGGAGCGCCGGGCTTCAACAACCAGGATTACAGCTACTATCAGTTCTCCAACACACAGTATCTTTTCGATCCCTCGCTGAAATGGGAAACGACCGTCACACGCAATGCAGGCGTCGACTTCGGGTTTTTCGACAACCGGCTGACGGGTACGGTCGACGTGTACTGGAATACGACCAAAGACCTGCTGGTACCGTCCGACATTCCCAATTCGTCGGGCTATCTCAAACAACTAACCAACATGGGACAGACCTCTAACCGGGGTATCGAGATCCAACTCAACGGAAGCATCCTCCGCAAGAAAGATCTTACGCTGGATGTCAACTTCAACATCGGCTTCAACAAGAACCGGATCGACAAACTCGCTTCGGGTGAAAACGAATGGCGGATCAAGAGCGGCAGCAGCGAATGGTTCACCAGCTACGACTACAAGATGGAGGTCGGCCGCCAGATGGGACTGATCTACGGATTCGTCAACGACGGATTCTACAAGATCTCGGATTTTCATGACTATGAAGCCCACAACGCATGGGTTCTCAATGACAAGACGGTCAACTGCGGCAATATCAGCAACTGGCCCTTGCAACCGGGCTCCATCAAGTTCAGGAAAATATCTCCCGTAGATGAGAGTGCAGCCAATCCTTACCTGCTGACCGAGGACGATATCACCGAGATCGGGAACACCAATCCGAAGTTCTCGGGCGGGTTCGGTCTGACGATGACCTACAAGGGTATAGACCTGACGGCATTCTTTAACTTCATGTACGGGTTCGATGTTTACAACATCAACAAGATGTACCTGAACTCAATGTGGCGTCACAACTATTACAATCTCTCTTCCGAGATGAATGGACGCTTTACCTACATGGACCAGGCGGGCAATGACCTGCGCACCAATCCCACGGCCCTGGCCGAGCGAAACAAAAACGCAAAGACCTACTCCCCGCTTTCGGTCACCTCCGGTGTACCGATGAGTGACCTGATCGAGGATGGTTCGTTCCTTCGCCTAAACACCCTGACACTAGGGTACACCCTGCCGCAGCGTATCACACGCAAATTCGGCGTCGAAGGACTGCGCGTCTATGTTTCGGGATACAATCTCTGGACATGGACGGGTTACTCGGGTTTCGATCCGGAAGTGAACATCCAGAAAGGACTGACCCCCGGTATGGATTACAATGTCTACCCCCGCAGCCGTACTTTCACGGCCGGCATCGAGCTCAAATTCTAA